Proteins encoded together in one Triticum dicoccoides isolate Atlit2015 ecotype Zavitan chromosome 7B, WEW_v2.0, whole genome shotgun sequence window:
- the LOC119338441 gene encoding uncharacterized protein LOC119338441, translating into MGLDVAEISELAALRPIQTAVSRARATAVPGEDDDAAVTGCVTPKASGARSAAAGGADDDDDAAAADTGCVTPRASGCIAMLPIAPLLQDDGVDAGFATPLATGGVIGPRDGCAAAGDENSFTTPTTADSALLPSTVCPPAPRKSAPAPTRKRAPLQQRLFYPVPSDLSTVFVAVPQCPPPAKKKRAHVVESSALLGT; encoded by the coding sequence ATGGGCCTTGACGTCGCGGAAATCTCTGAATTGGCGGCGCTCCGGCCGATCCAGACGGCCGTGAGCCGCGCCCGGGCCACGGCGGTGCCGGGGGAGGATGATGACGCTGCCGTCACCGGCTGTGTCACACCGAAGGCGAGCGGCGCGCGGTCAGCCGCTGCAGGAGgagcggacgacgacgacgacgccgcggCCGCCGACACCGGCTGCGTCACGCCGAGGGCGAGCGGCTGCATCGCCATGCTGCCCATCGCGCCACTCCTGCAAGACGACGGCGTCGACGCTGGCTTCGCCACGCCGCTGGCCACGGGTGGAGTAATTGGGCCGCGAGACGGCTGCGCCGCTGCCGGCGACGAGAACAGCTTCACCACGCCGACCACGGCCGACAGCGCGCTGTTGCCGTCCACGGTGTGCCCGCCGGCGCCGCGGAAGTCGGCGCCGGCCCCGACGAGGAAGCGGGCGCCGCTGCAGCAGCGGCTCTTCTACCCGGTGCCGAGCGACCTGAGCACCGTCTTCGTCGCCGTGCCGCAGTGCCCGCCGCCCGCCAAGAAGAAGCGGGCGCACGTGGTGGAGTCATCTGCGCTTCTAGGCACGTGA